One Clostridium estertheticum DNA segment encodes these proteins:
- a CDS encoding ASKHA domain-containing protein has protein sequence MVSVKFKNENITIEVKQGTKLSECIRIANLSIETPCNCMGLCGKCKVRVVGEMYPPSLLEQGFILNEENIRLACMAEVLGDVEVQLINTNNKLKTINNGYSIDVTINNQIKKIKLPEVDNTSPIPYIETIDMNVNSIPVFEKIAAGRREDHSEIYGVCFENNIIDIVNKTDIILGVAVDIGTTGISAYLVNLETGEVINKNSYLNPQTEYGGDVLSRISFAINNEDGTRVLRDSIVNKINEMVKELINKNYELDNVYRIMIAANTTMLHFFAGVNPYSIAKAPYRAIFLNKMDIRAREIGISINRKGIVTLLPSASAYVGADILAGIAATDFHKKKNSCIFIDIGTNGEIVAIAQGKMAATSTAAGPALEGMNISCGLRAVTGAIDSFNIDEDYNISFTTIDGGEAKGICGSALIDIAANMVVKEIVHKSGRFNKNLNEKISSRVRDKKFYITDDIYISQKDIRQIQLAKGAISAGISMLLKEVNISLEMVEEVVIAGAFGYHINEDSIKTIGLIPKGFKGRITFVGNSSIEGARLALINKDILETIIGFKNKIEIVELSTKDEFQDYFVEALSF, from the coding sequence ATGGTTAGTGTAAAATTTAAAAATGAAAATATAACAATAGAAGTGAAGCAAGGTACAAAACTATCAGAGTGTATAAGAATTGCTAACCTTTCCATTGAGACCCCATGCAACTGCATGGGGCTTTGTGGCAAGTGTAAAGTAAGGGTTGTAGGGGAAATGTATCCGCCTTCCTTATTGGAACAAGGTTTTATCTTAAATGAAGAAAATATAAGACTTGCTTGCATGGCAGAAGTATTAGGTGACGTAGAGGTTCAGCTTATTAATACTAATAACAAGCTAAAAACAATAAATAATGGCTACAGTATAGATGTTACTATTAATAACCAAATAAAAAAGATCAAATTACCTGAAGTAGATAACACTAGTCCTATTCCTTATATTGAAACTATAGATATGAATGTAAATTCAATACCTGTATTTGAAAAAATAGCTGCGGGTAGAAGAGAAGATCATAGTGAGATTTATGGAGTTTGTTTTGAAAATAATATCATTGACATAGTTAATAAAACTGATATTATCCTTGGAGTAGCAGTTGATATAGGAACTACGGGTATTTCTGCATATTTAGTTAATTTAGAAACAGGAGAAGTAATAAATAAAAACTCATATTTAAACCCTCAAACAGAGTATGGCGGAGACGTTCTTTCAAGAATTTCTTTTGCAATTAATAATGAAGATGGAACAAGGGTATTAAGAGATTCCATAGTAAATAAAATAAATGAAATGGTTAAAGAACTAATAAATAAGAATTATGAACTAGATAATGTATACAGAATAATGATAGCTGCAAATACCACAATGCTTCATTTCTTTGCTGGTGTTAATCCCTATTCTATAGCTAAAGCACCCTATAGAGCTATCTTCCTAAATAAGATGGATATAAGAGCCAGAGAAATTGGTATTTCTATTAATAGGAAGGGTATAGTGACACTTCTTCCATCAGCCTCAGCATATGTGGGTGCTGATATTCTTGCTGGAATTGCAGCTACAGATTTTCATAAAAAGAAAAACTCCTGTATTTTTATAGACATTGGTACCAATGGAGAAATAGTTGCTATAGCACAGGGGAAAATGGCGGCCACATCAACAGCTGCAGGTCCGGCCCTTGAGGGAATGAATATATCTTGTGGCTTACGAGCAGTGACTGGTGCCATAGATAGTTTTAATATAGATGAGGATTATAATATTTCATTTACCACAATAGATGGCGGTGAGGCTAAAGGAATTTGTGGCAGTGCACTTATAGACATTGCAGCAAATATGGTTGTAAAAGAAATTGTTCACAAAAGTGGAAGATTTAATAAAAACTTAAATGAAAAAATATCAAGCAGAGTTAGGGATAAAAAGTTTTATATAACGGATGATATATATATTTCCCAAAAGGATATCAGACAAATACAATTGGCAAAGGGAGCTATTTCAGCTGGAATATCAATGTTACTTAAGGAAGTTAATATTAGCTTGGAAATGGTGGAGGAGGTTGTGATTGCAGGAGCCTTTGGATATCATATAAATGAAGATAGTATAAAAACAATTGGACTCATACCTAAGGGATTTAAGGGTAGAATTACTTTTGTAGGAAACTCTTCTATTGAAGGTGCAAGACTTGCATTAATAAATAAAGACATATTAGAGACTATCATAGGTTTTAAAAACAAAATAGAAATAGTTGAATTATCTACAAAAGATGAGTTTCAAGATTATTTCGTAGAGGCACTAAGCTTTTAA
- a CDS encoding GTP-binding protein: MIKIDVVSGFLGSGKTTLIKSLLKAYENEKVVLIENEFGDIGIDGDIIEREGFQVFEISSGCICCIMKKDFLMVLSRIISEFNPDRIIVEPTGISILSEIIDILSTKEVSEKCSINSLVTVIDSINYLQQCDVFGEFFEDQIINAETLILSKSQFIDQEKVEEITEALRKLNKESEIITSNWSNLSSSEVKELLEGNIKLDLKELFYAEYKPCKENKFKAVGIKTSKKFTKRELEEILMELKNPIYGMVLRGKGFLKGVNSFLEFSYTNGEYIIDENKERCSGRLCLIGQNLNEEELNKLFKIKVGGLFHWLKF; encoded by the coding sequence ATGATAAAAATAGATGTAGTTTCAGGATTTCTTGGATCAGGAAAAACAACTTTAATAAAAAGCTTATTAAAAGCCTATGAAAATGAAAAAGTTGTATTGATTGAAAATGAATTTGGTGACATTGGTATAGATGGAGACATAATTGAAAGAGAGGGTTTCCAGGTTTTTGAAATTTCAAGTGGATGTATTTGCTGTATTATGAAAAAAGATTTTTTGATGGTGCTGTCTAGAATAATCAGTGAATTTAATCCGGATAGAATCATAGTGGAACCTACTGGAATAAGTATATTAAGTGAAATTATTGATATACTCAGCACCAAGGAAGTTTCAGAAAAATGTAGCATAAATTCATTAGTTACAGTAATAGATAGCATAAACTATCTACAGCAGTGTGATGTTTTTGGAGAATTTTTTGAAGATCAAATAATAAATGCTGAAACTTTAATATTAAGTAAAAGCCAATTTATAGACCAGGAAAAGGTCGAGGAAATTACAGAAGCTTTAAGGAAATTAAATAAGGAATCAGAAATTATAACTTCAAATTGGAGTAACCTTTCTTCGAGTGAAGTAAAGGAATTGTTAGAGGGAAATATAAAGTTAGATCTTAAAGAATTGTTTTACGCAGAATATAAACCCTGCAAGGAAAATAAATTTAAAGCTGTTGGCATAAAAACTTCAAAAAAATTTACAAAGCGCGAGCTAGAAGAGATTTTAATGGAACTTAAAAATCCTATATATGGTATGGTTTTGAGAGGTAAGGGGTTTTTAAAGGGTGTAAATTCATTTCTTGAATTTAGCTATACAAATGGTGAATATATCATAGATGAAAATAAAGAAAGATGTAGTGGTAGACTCTGTTTAATTGGACAAAACTTAAATGAGGAAGAGTTAAATAAGCTTTTTAAGATTAAAGTCGGGGGGCTATTTCATTGGTTGAAATTCTAA
- a CDS encoding putative manganese transporter, producing MVEILIDSFKDTIKVVPLLFIIFFTVDYIMLKVNKDNKLIERLSKYDYIGGSLLGLVPQCGIPVAMARLYSNGHISLGMLAAVFISSSDEALIIIGAHPEKLGFMFKLIFVKILIGMAAGFIINLLIKEKRNRIKGCTINCDCPKCRRNKNILTHNLIYTARVTAFLIITVFIINYGVSVLGEESLHAILGKNTYLQPIIASLIGMIPSCISSVVLAEAFIKGAIGVGPLVAGLCANTGYGILIVMKELPLKKAMKIMILIQGISITVGELIYIFGGK from the coding sequence TTGGTTGAAATTCTAATAGATAGCTTTAAAGATACAATAAAGGTAGTTCCATTATTATTTATTATTTTTTTCACAGTTGACTATATAATGCTTAAAGTAAATAAAGATAATAAACTTATTGAAAGGTTATCTAAATATGATTATATTGGTGGAAGCCTACTTGGATTAGTACCACAGTGTGGAATACCTGTGGCAATGGCAAGACTATATAGCAATGGACATATATCTCTTGGCATGCTTGCTGCAGTTTTTATTTCAAGTTCAGATGAAGCATTGATAATAATTGGAGCCCATCCAGAAAAACTTGGTTTTATGTTCAAGTTGATTTTTGTAAAGATATTAATAGGTATGGCGGCAGGATTTATTATTAATTTACTTATAAAAGAAAAAAGAAATAGAATCAAAGGGTGCACCATTAATTGTGACTGCCCCAAATGTAGGCGAAATAAAAACATTTTGACTCATAATTTAATTTACACTGCTAGAGTTACTGCTTTTTTAATAATAACTGTATTCATCATAAATTATGGAGTAAGTGTGCTTGGAGAGGAAAGTCTTCATGCAATACTTGGAAAGAATACATATCTTCAGCCTATTATTGCATCATTAATTGGAATGATTCCAAGTTGCATATCCTCTGTAGTGCTTGCTGAGGCTTTTATTAAAGGAGCCATCGGAGTTGGTCCATTAGTGGCAGGGCTGTGTGCAAATACCGGATATGGTATTCTTATTGTGATGAAGGAGCTACCACTTAAGAAAGCAATGAAAATTATGATACTAATTCAAGGAATTAGTATCACCGTTGGAGAACTAATCTACATTTTTGGAGGTAAATAA
- a CDS encoding uroporphyrinogen decarboxylase family protein has translation MEYNIKFKCEGDNLEVIPDNIVNNTGITFPKAHTENSLMCYLAKELKNYKKDSICRVPFCVTVEAEALGGNIKLGDMKNGPRVESYAFTTIEELGNIKNINFQKGRINEVLEAVEKLTNEGECVALTVEGPFTILSSIIDPMIFYKGIRKNKEKIDEFLMVLEDNIVSYIIEGIKRGAKIISYGDPVGSLDIVGPKVYEQYSGRISHNILKRVEPYLENAVVHLCGKTSTAFEKYGLSVSKAIEFEGELTYGEAINKILQDRKNVKFIGNACIKRTPFIMKNSVAWEIKLL, from the coding sequence TTGGAATACAATATTAAATTTAAATGTGAAGGCGACAATCTAGAGGTAATTCCAGATAACATAGTAAATAATACGGGAATAACCTTTCCAAAGGCCCACACAGAGAATTCATTAATGTGTTATTTGGCCAAGGAATTGAAAAATTATAAGAAGGACAGCATATGTAGAGTTCCATTTTGTGTAACAGTTGAAGCAGAAGCGCTAGGCGGAAACATAAAGCTAGGAGACATGAAAAATGGGCCAAGAGTTGAGAGCTATGCATTTACGACTATAGAAGAATTGGGAAATATAAAAAATATTAATTTTCAAAAGGGTAGAATAAATGAGGTTTTAGAAGCAGTTGAAAAACTTACGAATGAAGGGGAGTGTGTTGCCTTAACTGTGGAAGGTCCCTTCACTATTCTATCTTCCATTATTGATCCAATGATTTTTTATAAGGGAATAAGAAAAAATAAAGAGAAAATAGATGAATTTTTAATGGTTCTTGAAGATAATATTGTGAGTTATATTATAGAAGGCATAAAACGAGGTGCAAAAATAATATCCTATGGTGACCCAGTAGGTTCTTTGGATATTGTTGGGCCAAAGGTATATGAGCAGTATAGCGGTAGGATTTCTCACAATATACTAAAAAGAGTGGAACCTTATTTGGAGAATGCAGTAGTACATCTTTGTGGAAAAACTTCAACTGCATTTGAAAAATATGGCCTTAGTGTATCAAAGGCCATTGAATTTGAGGGTGAATTAACTTATGGTGAGGCCATAAATAAAATATTACAAGATAGAAAGAATGTAAAATTTATTGGAAATGCCTGCATTAAAAGAACACCATTTATAATGAAAAACTCCGTGGCTTGGGAGATAAAGCTTTTATAA
- the abc-f gene encoding ribosomal protection-like ABC-F family protein encodes MIELALKEVEKYFGGNRIFSDITFEVQNNERVGLIGKNGCGKTTVFKIIAGIENQDKGSISIRKNATVGYLHQIPDYPEQFKVVDVLNTAFQIQYEIKRELKIIEEQMANLKGSELEYTLRKYGEVNDLYEAKGGYEIEEKMSKVCTGLKFNEEFLNREFISLSGGEKTIVILGKILLQNPDILLLDEPSNHLDVVSIEWLEAYLKGYKGTVIVISHDRYFLDRVVTKIVEIEDGETSLYEGNYSYYVKEKQKRVCEQFEAFKDQQKKIKAMEKAIKQLREWAIQADNEKFFKRAASMQKRLDKVERVDKPLLNQPKIKLDFAGTDRSGKDVISIKGLCKSFDHKDILVDLYLDIRYGERTALIGDNGSGKSTIIKTLLGEVEANYGEVKLGSNTQIGYLPQNITFNNEELTVLEAFREDMSILEGPARGILARFLFYGESVFKKVKNLSGGEKSRLKLCKLIQNDINLLILDEPTNHLDIDSRENLEEALLEFSGTILFISHDRFFINKLAARICEIEDKKIIDYPGNYEYYKEKKNEFKKNKIEIPIIEKEKKLQSKENTEKQTSNNKLKQAESLENRIQELEVKLKDIDIAMNNNGREYEKLLELGKEKEEIQEELDFIIEKWMDIENS; translated from the coding sequence ATGATAGAATTAGCGTTAAAAGAAGTAGAAAAATATTTTGGAGGTAATAGGATTTTTAGTGATATTACTTTTGAAGTTCAAAATAATGAAAGAGTTGGTTTAATAGGAAAAAATGGTTGTGGTAAAACTACAGTTTTCAAAATTATTGCTGGTATAGAAAACCAAGATAAAGGTAGCATATCCATAAGAAAAAATGCAACTGTAGGATACCTACATCAAATACCAGATTATCCTGAGCAGTTTAAAGTAGTAGATGTTTTGAATACTGCTTTCCAAATTCAATACGAAATAAAAAGAGAACTTAAAATAATAGAAGAGCAGATGGCTAATTTAAAAGGGAGTGAATTAGAATATACATTAAGAAAATATGGTGAAGTTAATGATCTTTATGAAGCAAAAGGCGGTTATGAAATAGAAGAAAAAATGAGTAAGGTTTGCACTGGACTCAAGTTTAATGAAGAATTTTTAAATAGGGAATTTATAAGTCTAAGTGGTGGTGAAAAAACCATTGTAATATTAGGTAAAATACTACTTCAGAATCCAGATATACTTCTTCTTGATGAACCTTCAAATCATTTAGATGTAGTATCAATAGAATGGCTTGAAGCTTATCTTAAAGGGTACAAAGGTACAGTAATAGTTATTTCACATGATAGATATTTTTTAGATAGAGTTGTAACAAAAATAGTGGAAATTGAGGATGGAGAAACATCACTTTATGAAGGTAATTATTCTTATTACGTTAAAGAAAAACAAAAGAGAGTTTGTGAACAATTTGAAGCATTTAAAGATCAACAGAAAAAAATAAAAGCTATGGAAAAAGCAATAAAACAATTAAGGGAATGGGCTATTCAAGCAGATAATGAAAAATTCTTTAAAAGAGCAGCAAGTATGCAAAAGAGATTAGACAAGGTGGAAAGAGTTGATAAGCCCTTATTAAACCAACCTAAAATTAAGTTGGATTTTGCGGGCACCGATAGATCTGGCAAGGATGTAATAAGTATTAAAGGCTTATGTAAAAGCTTTGACCATAAGGATATATTGGTGGATTTATATTTAGACATTAGATATGGGGAGCGGACAGCTTTAATAGGCGATAATGGAAGTGGTAAATCAACTATTATAAAAACACTTTTAGGTGAAGTTGAGGCAAATTATGGTGAGGTGAAGTTAGGGTCTAACACTCAAATAGGATATCTTCCTCAAAATATAACCTTTAATAATGAAGAACTAACAGTGCTTGAAGCTTTTAGGGAGGATATGAGTATTTTAGAAGGTCCTGCTAGAGGAATACTGGCTAGGTTTTTGTTCTATGGAGAAAGTGTTTTCAAAAAGGTTAAAAACCTTTCTGGAGGAGAAAAAAGTAGACTTAAGCTCTGCAAATTAATTCAAAATGATATAAATCTATTGATACTAGATGAACCTACAAATCATTTAGACATAGATTCAAGAGAAAATCTTGAAGAAGCATTACTAGAGTTTAGTGGAACTATATTATTTATATCCCATGATAGATTTTTTATAAATAAGCTTGCCGCAAGAATATGCGAAATAGAAGATAAAAAGATAATAGATTACCCGGGGAATTATGAATATTACAAAGAAAAGAAAAATGAATTTAAGAAAAATAAAATTGAAATTCCTATAATTGAAAAAGAGAAGAAACTACAAAGCAAAGAAAACACAGAAAAACAAACAAGTAATAACAAACTTAAGCAAGCAGAAAGCTTAGAGAATAGAATACAAGAGCTTGAAGTGAAACTTAAAGATATAGATATTGCAATGAATAATAATGGTCGAGAATATGAGAAACTGTTAGAGCTAGGCAAAGAAAAGGAAGAAATCCAGGAAGAATTAGATTTCATCATTGAAAAATGGATGGACATCGAAAACTCATAA
- a CDS encoding MFS transporter, with product MEYKNELKKNISKNYLFTFLKEFDLTHGIWMIYLASKGLSLTELGLVEAIFHITSFTMEIPTGAVADIWGRKASRICGRIGKLISAFILIYSNSFLWFAIGFIVTALSYNLESGAGEALVYDSLKEIGEEKKYMKISGVNEVIMQATQFCGLLLGGFLSKFSYTYAYGVTILVSLFSIIQAFSFKEPDIKMEIDEKRFETFKNQVSESFKIIAGNKKLGFLIVFSQAIFMFNTSIFFYFQNYLLSKGISKGNIGIILAIASLVAAITATQAYKIDKKVGERVIILLLPLIIAICIWGVALSKFYYVFFILINSIESIIFIAVSDYTNKLIPSNKRATILSMGSMIFSLYMIIIFPLIGKLGDEYSLQFAFQVLAIIASIMAMINIIVLELNKKVKKK from the coding sequence ATGGAATATAAAAATGAATTGAAAAAAAATATATCTAAAAATTATCTATTTACATTTTTAAAGGAGTTTGATCTTACGCACGGAATCTGGATGATCTATTTAGCATCAAAAGGATTATCATTAACAGAGCTTGGCCTCGTAGAAGCTATCTTTCATATAACTTCATTCACAATGGAAATACCTACTGGAGCAGTGGCGGATATTTGGGGAAGAAAAGCTAGCAGAATATGCGGAAGAATAGGTAAGTTAATATCTGCTTTTATACTAATATATTCAAACAGTTTTTTGTGGTTTGCAATAGGCTTTATAGTGACAGCATTATCCTATAATTTAGAATCAGGCGCAGGAGAAGCATTAGTATACGATTCACTAAAAGAAATAGGGGAAGAAAAAAAATACATGAAAATATCTGGTGTAAATGAAGTGATAATGCAAGCTACTCAGTTCTGTGGACTTTTGCTTGGTGGATTCTTGTCTAAGTTTAGTTATACTTATGCCTACGGTGTAACGATTTTAGTTAGCTTATTTTCTATAATTCAAGCCTTTTCTTTTAAGGAACCGGATATTAAAATGGAAATTGATGAAAAAAGATTTGAAACATTTAAAAATCAAGTGTCTGAAAGTTTTAAGATTATAGCTGGAAATAAAAAACTAGGATTTTTGATTGTGTTCTCACAGGCGATCTTTATGTTTAATACAAGCATATTCTTTTATTTTCAGAACTATTTACTTTCTAAGGGGATTTCAAAAGGAAATATAGGTATAATACTCGCAATTGCATCATTGGTGGCAGCTATAACAGCAACCCAAGCATATAAAATTGATAAAAAAGTAGGAGAGCGTGTAATAATATTATTACTTCCTCTAATAATTGCTATATGTATATGGGGAGTGGCTTTAAGTAAATTTTATTACGTTTTTTTTATATTAATAAACAGTATTGAGTCTATTATTTTTATTGCAGTTAGTGATTATACAAATAAATTAATACCATCCAATAAGAGAGCTACAATACTTTCCATGGGTAGCATGATATTTAGTTTATACATGATAATAATATTCCCTCTTATAGGAAAACTCGGAGATGAATATTCATTGCAGTTTGCATTCCAAGTTTTAGCTATCATAGCAAGTATCATGGCTATGATAAATATTATTGTTCTTGAGTTAAATAAAAAAGTAAAAAAGAAATAA
- a CDS encoding aminopeptidase produces MKNELLEKYALLLVKTGINIQKDQTLVINAPIECASFVRILSKIAYTEGAREVVINWRDELSSKIKFMHAPEEVFEEYPDWQRDFYLSNVRRGAAFLNISASDPELMKEVNPERMAKSHKAASNAIKEYRDRLMSNRNVWCVASIPTISWAKKVFPELSEDAAVEKLWDAIFKTVRVDTIDPVASWETHKSNLKKSMDFLNGNNFKYLQYKNSLGTDLVIELPENHLWLGGSEYTPEGIEFIANMPTEEVFTLPKKTGVNGTVVSSKPLNYNGNLIEKFSLTFKDGKIIDFKAEKGYDILKSIIETDEGSYYLGEVALVPHDSPISNSNILFYNTLFDENASCHLAIGKAYPVCIKNGENLSDEELLKEGVNDSTVHEDFMVGSEDLQIIGITADGKEVPVFKNGNFAF; encoded by the coding sequence GTGAAAAATGAATTATTAGAAAAATATGCTCTTTTATTAGTGAAGACAGGAATTAATATTCAAAAGGATCAAACACTTGTAATCAATGCCCCAATAGAGTGCGCTTCTTTTGTTAGAATCCTGTCTAAAATTGCTTATACTGAAGGTGCCAGGGAAGTAGTTATAAATTGGAGGGATGAATTGTCTTCAAAAATTAAATTCATGCATGCTCCAGAGGAGGTTTTTGAAGAATACCCAGACTGGCAGAGAGATTTTTACTTATCAAATGTACGCAGGGGTGCTGCTTTTTTAAATATTTCAGCCTCTGACCCTGAGCTTATGAAGGAAGTTAATCCTGAGAGAATGGCGAAATCACACAAAGCGGCTAGTAATGCAATAAAGGAATATAGAGATAGACTTATGAGCAATAGAAATGTTTGGTGTGTTGCATCAATTCCAACTATATCTTGGGCAAAAAAAGTTTTCCCTGAATTATCAGAGGACGCGGCAGTGGAAAAACTTTGGGACGCTATATTTAAAACAGTAAGAGTAGATACAATTGACCCTGTTGCTTCCTGGGAAACACACAAAAGCAACCTAAAGAAAAGCATGGACTTTTTAAATGGCAATAACTTTAAATATCTACAATATAAAAATTCATTGGGTACTGATCTTGTCATTGAACTTCCAGAAAATCATTTATGGCTTGGAGGTTCGGAGTATACACCAGAGGGGATAGAGTTTATAGCTAATATGCCTACTGAAGAGGTATTTACACTTCCTAAGAAAACTGGAGTTAATGGAACAGTGGTAAGTTCAAAACCACTAAACTATAATGGAAATCTAATTGAAAAATTCTCACTTACTTTTAAAGATGGGAAAATTATAGACTTCAAAGCTGAAAAGGGTTACGATATTTTAAAGAGTATTATTGAGACTGATGAAGGATCATATTATCTTGGTGAAGTAGCATTAGTACCACATGATTCTCCAATATCAAATTCAAATATATTGTTTTACAATACGCTTTTTGATGAAAATGCCTCTTGTCATCTGGCTATTGGAAAAGCATATCCAGTATGTATAAAAAATGGTGAAAATTTAAGTGACGAGGAACTTTTAAAAGAAGGAGTTAATGATTCCACTGTGCATGAAGATTTCATGGTTGGCTCAGAAGATTTGCAAATAATAGGAATTACTGCAGATGGAAAAGAAGTACCTGTATTTAAAAATGGGAATTTTGCATTTTAA